CTATCCCTATATGGTGCGTTTCGAGTTCGTGTTCGGCTACCGAGAAGAATCTCGAGCGCCCTTCAAGGGACGTGACGAGCAAGTCGCGCTTCATAGCGTTCGGTGCTACGCGGGAGCAGTCGGTCCGTTAATGCTTTCCTACGCCCAGAAAGTCGCCGACGTCCGTGTTCCTTCGGGCGGTTTGAGTGCCAGGCCGCCTTAGAGGCCTTCGCCCGGCTCGGCGTGACTGCCGGGCAAGAAGGGCCGCGTTTGAACCACCGTCTCGGCCAACCGGGAATGTCCTTCGTGCGGGTGCGGTTCGCCTTCATGTGAAGCGCGAGGGGGCGTCGCCCTTCGGCGTCACTCCCGCGTCAGTACGTACACGTCCACGCCGGAGGTTTCTCGCAGGACCGTGTGGATGACGGAGCCTCGCAAAAGCTCTTGAAAACGCGAGCGGCTCGATTCGCCCAGCACGACTTGCGTGACGTGATGTTCGCGCACGAACTGCACGAGGGTCCGGCCGACGCCCCCTCGGTTCTTGAGGGTGTGGAAGGTGCCGCCGAGATCCTCGGTCGACGCCTTGAAAGCCTCCAGAAGTTTGCTTTCGTCGCGGCCGAGCTTGCCCGTTTCGACGTACACGATGTGAAGGTCGCCGTTGAAGCGTGAGGCGATGCGACCGCCTCGGCGGATGAGGCGGCCCGACTCGGGTTCGGCGCTGATCGCGACGAGAATGCGCTCGCGCACGAGTTGAGCCTGGTCGGCATCCTCGCCTTGCACGGCGTCGGCCACTTGCCGCAACGCGAGTTCACGAAGCGCCGTGAGGTTCTCGTCGGTGAAGAAGTTCTTGAGCGCCTGGTCGACCTTGTCGGGCGAGTAGATCTTCCCGGCGCGGATGCGTTCGCGCAGCAGTTGCGGCGTGACATCCACGAGGATGACCTCGTCGGCGTCCGCCACGATTTGATCGGGCAATCTCTCCTTGACCCGTACGCCCGTGATCTTGGCGACGAGGTCGTTGAGGCTCTCGAGGTGTTGGATGTTGACGGTGGAAATGACGTCGATACCCGCGTCGAGAAGTTCGCGTACGTCCTCGTAGCGGCGGGCGTTGCGACTGTCGGGCGCGTTGGCGTGCGCGAGGTCGTCGACCATGACGACGTCGGGATGCAGCTTCAGCAGACCGTCGAGATCGAGTTCGGTGAGTCGGGTTCCCTTGTACTCGAGTTCGCGCCGGGGAAAGACTGGCAGCCCGCGCGCCGCCTCTTGCGTTTCGGCGCGTCCGTGCGTTTCCAAGATGCCCACGACGGCGTTCTTGCCGAGCGAGAAGAGCTCTCGGATTTCGCCGAGGGCGCGGTAGGTCTTGCCGACTCCGGCGGCCATCCCGACGAAGATTTTGTGATGGCCGCGGCGCGCGGGCTCGGCGGCGGGCGCGTTCTCGG
This genomic window from Deinococcus yavapaiensis KR-236 contains:
- a CDS encoding universal stress protein; the protein is MPDSLEARSPTENAPAAEPARRGHHKIFVGMAAGVGKTYRALGEIRELFSLGKNAVVGILETHGRAETQEAARGLPVFPRRELEYKGTRLTELDLDGLLKLHPDVVMVDDLAHANAPDSRNARRYEDVRELLDAGIDVISTVNIQHLESLNDLVAKITGVRVKERLPDQIVADADEVILVDVTPQLLRERIRAGKIYSPDKVDQALKNFFTDENLTALRELALRQVADAVQGEDADQAQLVRERILVAISAEPESGRLIRRGGRIASRFNGDLHIVYVETGKLGRDESKLLEAFKASTEDLGGTFHTLKNRGGVGRTLVQFVREHHVTQVVLGESSRSRFQELLRGSVIHTVLRETSGVDVYVLTRE